In Agromyces sp. 3263, a single genomic region encodes these proteins:
- a CDS encoding DegT/DnrJ/EryC1/StrS family aminotransferase has translation MTVPFTDLAAQQHEVDDEVLPRLRAALASGVFVGGPEVDAFEREYAAYTGARHCVGMGSGTDALEAALRAVGVGQGVEVILPANTFIATAEAVIRAGGIPVLVDVDATSLLIDPDAVEAASSTATRVIVAVHLHGQAAPVEDLVPIARRIGAVLVEDAAQSHGARRHGEVSGSLGRIAATSFAPGTNLGAAGDGGAVTTDDPSLARAVRMIGSHGSEDGDEHSLLGFTSRLDAVQAIVLSAKLKRLEDWNARRRAVASVYSALLHDIDEVVLPQVANGNEHVWHHYVVRVANREHVAAQLAAAGVATGIHYPVPLHRSRALADQRIRRTDCPVADAAADELLSLPIFPHMTARQVVRVTRAMREAFGLRPEGDPFVREREVDVTGAWPAA, from the coding sequence ATGACCGTGCCGTTCACGGATCTCGCCGCGCAGCAGCACGAGGTGGACGACGAGGTGCTGCCACGGCTGCGTGCCGCCTTGGCGTCGGGAGTGTTCGTCGGCGGACCCGAGGTCGATGCGTTCGAGCGTGAGTACGCGGCCTACACCGGCGCCCGGCACTGCGTCGGCATGGGCAGCGGAACGGACGCCCTCGAGGCGGCGCTTCGCGCCGTCGGCGTCGGCCAGGGCGTCGAGGTCATCCTCCCCGCCAATACGTTCATCGCCACGGCTGAGGCCGTCATCCGCGCCGGCGGCATCCCGGTCCTCGTCGACGTCGACGCGACTTCGCTGCTCATCGATCCCGACGCGGTCGAGGCGGCGTCGAGCACGGCGACGCGCGTCATCGTCGCCGTGCACCTCCATGGCCAGGCCGCGCCGGTCGAGGACCTGGTGCCCATCGCGCGCCGCATCGGCGCGGTGCTGGTGGAGGATGCCGCCCAGTCGCACGGCGCGAGGCGGCATGGCGAGGTGTCGGGCAGCCTCGGGCGCATCGCGGCGACCAGCTTCGCCCCCGGCACCAACCTCGGCGCCGCGGGCGACGGCGGCGCGGTCACGACCGACGACCCCTCACTCGCGCGGGCAGTGCGCATGATCGGCTCGCACGGCAGCGAGGACGGCGACGAGCATTCGCTGCTGGGCTTCACCTCCCGGCTCGATGCGGTGCAGGCCATCGTGCTCTCGGCGAAGCTCAAGCGCCTGGAGGACTGGAACGCCAGGCGACGCGCCGTGGCCTCCGTCTATTCGGCGCTCCTCCACGACATCGACGAGGTGGTCCTCCCGCAGGTCGCGAATGGCAACGAGCATGTCTGGCACCACTACGTGGTCAGGGTCGCGAACCGGGAGCACGTGGCCGCGCAACTCGCCGCCGCCGGGGTCGCCACCGGCATCCACTATCCGGTCCCGCTGCACCGTTCTCGTGCCCTGGCCGACCAGCGCATTCGGCGGACCGACTGCCCGGTGGCGGATGCCGCCGCGGACGAGCTCCTCAGCCTGCCGATCTTCCCGCACATGACGGCCCGGCAGGTCGTGCGGGTCACCCGTGCGATGCGCGAGGCGTTCGGCCTCAGGCCCGAGGGCGACCCGTTCGTGCGTGAGCGCGAGGTCGACGTGACGGGGGCGTGGCCCGCCGCGTGA
- a CDS encoding glycosyltransferase family 2 protein produces MRVRFPAPTDARPAVTVVIPCYRQGQYLDAAVGAVLAQDDVDPRVVIVDDASPDGSLAAGRRLAADERVQVIAHDEHAGRIASCNDGLAVVTTEFVAVVSADDLVAPGALGRAARLMLAEPTVGMVYGRPLELDDESDAAGVGAGARRVTWTVWHGHEWIRLACWRGRSFILSPEVVVRMEAVRQVGPYDARLPHSDELEFPLRMAARWDVARVNGPLQAMHRVHADDTRVSAFDGMAEHLRERAAAFRTIAAPGTREAVPRYDLLLSRAERAVAREALLLAQRELDGGGDADVASDLYRVAGEVRRSSLRRRRGRAVVRGLRRAYAGGSPRLAQRCIEACRRQLDRLRWSFWRHVGIS; encoded by the coding sequence GTGAGGGTGCGGTTCCCCGCTCCGACTGACGCGCGCCCCGCCGTCACCGTGGTGATCCCGTGCTACCGGCAGGGGCAGTACCTGGATGCCGCGGTCGGCGCAGTGCTCGCGCAGGACGACGTCGACCCACGGGTCGTCATCGTCGACGACGCCTCACCGGACGGTTCGCTTGCCGCGGGTCGACGGCTGGCCGCCGACGAGCGCGTGCAGGTCATCGCGCACGACGAGCACGCCGGCCGCATCGCGTCCTGCAACGACGGCCTCGCGGTCGTGACGACGGAGTTCGTCGCCGTCGTGTCCGCCGACGACCTCGTCGCCCCCGGTGCCCTTGGACGAGCGGCACGGCTCATGCTCGCTGAGCCCACGGTCGGGATGGTGTACGGCAGGCCGCTCGAACTCGACGACGAATCGGATGCCGCCGGTGTCGGCGCAGGCGCTCGTCGGGTCACCTGGACCGTGTGGCACGGCCACGAATGGATCCGCCTCGCCTGCTGGCGCGGTCGGAGCTTCATCCTCTCGCCCGAGGTCGTCGTGCGCATGGAGGCGGTGCGTCAGGTCGGGCCCTACGACGCACGCCTGCCCCACTCCGACGAGCTCGAGTTCCCGCTCCGCATGGCGGCCCGCTGGGACGTCGCGCGGGTGAACGGACCGCTGCAGGCCATGCACCGCGTGCACGCCGACGACACGAGGGTCAGCGCGTTCGACGGGATGGCTGAGCATCTTCGCGAGCGGGCCGCGGCGTTCCGCACGATCGCGGCGCCCGGCACGCGCGAGGCGGTCCCGAGGTACGACCTCCTGCTCAGCCGGGCTGAACGGGCGGTCGCGCGGGAGGCATTGCTGCTGGCGCAACGCGAGCTCGACGGCGGCGGCGACGCGGACGTCGCATCCGACCTCTATCGCGTGGCCGGCGAGGTGCGCCGCTCGTCGCTGCGGCGACGTCGGGGTCGTGCCGTCGTGCGCGGCCTCCGTCGTGCGTACGCAGGAGGTTCGCCGCGACTGGCGCAGCGGTGCATCGAGGCCTGCCGCCGCCAGTTGGATCGGCTTCGATGGTCGTTCTGGAGACACGTGGGGATCTCGTGA
- a CDS encoding ABC transporter permease translates to MRAIGSEFQKVFTTRMWWLLAILLVAYVAFLAGGLGAFFGWAIENPDAASRAGGSTQLPPGAQLAPLLYSFASSVGYVFPVLLGALAVTGEFRHKTLTPTFLAQPHRSVVLSAKFVSELVMGAGFGVIAFATSVAAGAGALALFGLDSGLDDSDTWALVGRGILAMALWATIGVGLGSLVPNQVAAIVIVIAFTQFVEPILRLAASLNEVTASIGQFLPGAASDALVGASFYSIASAGGTQTLDWWQGGLVLLAIGVLATLIGGATTWRRDVQ, encoded by the coding sequence ATGCGCGCGATCGGCTCGGAGTTCCAGAAGGTCTTCACGACGCGCATGTGGTGGCTGCTCGCCATCCTGCTCGTCGCCTACGTCGCCTTCCTCGCTGGCGGCCTCGGTGCGTTCTTCGGCTGGGCGATCGAGAATCCGGATGCCGCGTCGCGGGCCGGCGGCAGCACGCAGCTGCCTCCCGGGGCCCAGCTCGCTCCGCTGCTCTACAGCTTCGCCTCGTCGGTGGGCTACGTGTTCCCCGTGCTGCTCGGTGCGCTCGCGGTCACCGGGGAGTTCCGGCACAAGACGCTCACGCCCACGTTCCTCGCCCAGCCGCACCGGTCGGTGGTGCTCAGCGCGAAGTTCGTCTCGGAGCTCGTGATGGGCGCCGGCTTCGGGGTGATCGCGTTCGCCACGTCGGTCGCCGCGGGTGCCGGGGCGCTCGCCCTGTTCGGCCTCGACAGCGGCCTGGACGACAGCGACACGTGGGCGCTCGTCGGCCGCGGCATCCTCGCGATGGCGCTCTGGGCGACCATCGGCGTCGGGCTCGGCTCGCTCGTGCCCAACCAGGTCGCCGCCATCGTCATCGTGATCGCGTTCACCCAGTTCGTCGAGCCGATCCTGCGCCTGGCGGCGTCGCTGAACGAGGTCACCGCATCGATCGGCCAGTTCCTGCCGGGGGCTGCGAGCGACGCGCTCGTCGGCGCCTCGTTCTACAGCATCGCCTCGGCGGGTGGAACGCAGACGCTCGACTGGTGGCAGGGCGGGCTCGTGCTGCTCGCGATCGGCGTGCTGGCGACGCTCATCGGCGGCGCGACGACGTGGCGCCGGGACGTGCAGTAG
- the hemB gene encoding porphobilinogen synthase yields the protein MSSTPVPRVRPRRLREAPAMRRLVSETRMHPADLVLPLFVREGITAPLPIASMPGVVQHSLESLPQAVSDAAAAGLGGVMLFGVPEVRDARGSGATDPDGILNVATRVAVEASAGRLVVQTDLCLDEFTDHGHCGVLDDRGRVDNDATLERYTAMALEQARAGSQLLGLSGMMDGQVAAVREALDEAGHADTAILAYSAKYASAFYGPFRDAVESTLEGDRRSYQLDPGNRREGLREAMIDIDEGADIVMVKPAGSYLDVLADVAAASEVPVWAYQVSGEYAMIEAAAAHGWIDRRRAVIESVRAIRRAGADAVLTYWAVELADWIRDGDLA from the coding sequence GTGAGTTCCACGCCCGTTCCCCGCGTCCGCCCACGTCGTCTGCGAGAGGCCCCGGCCATGCGCCGCCTCGTCTCCGAGACGCGCATGCACCCCGCCGACCTGGTGCTGCCGCTGTTCGTGCGCGAGGGCATCACCGCCCCGCTGCCGATCGCGTCGATGCCGGGCGTCGTGCAGCACTCCCTCGAGTCCCTGCCGCAGGCGGTGTCGGATGCCGCGGCCGCGGGCCTCGGCGGCGTGATGCTGTTCGGCGTGCCGGAGGTGCGCGACGCGCGCGGCTCGGGGGCCACGGACCCCGACGGGATCCTGAACGTGGCCACGCGCGTCGCCGTCGAGGCATCCGCCGGCCGGCTCGTGGTGCAGACCGACCTCTGCCTCGACGAGTTCACCGACCATGGGCACTGCGGCGTGCTCGACGACCGCGGACGCGTCGACAACGACGCGACGCTCGAGCGCTACACCGCGATGGCGCTCGAGCAGGCCCGCGCCGGCTCGCAGCTGCTGGGCCTGAGCGGCATGATGGACGGCCAGGTGGCCGCGGTGCGCGAGGCGCTCGACGAGGCCGGGCACGCCGATACGGCGATCCTCGCCTACTCGGCGAAGTACGCGAGCGCGTTCTACGGGCCGTTCCGCGACGCCGTGGAGTCGACCCTCGAGGGCGACCGCCGGTCGTACCAGCTCGACCCGGGCAACCGGCGTGAGGGCCTCCGTGAGGCGATGATCGACATCGACGAGGGCGCCGACATCGTCATGGTCAAGCCCGCCGGCAGCTACCTCGACGTGCTCGCCGATGTCGCCGCGGCATCCGAGGTGCCCGTGTGGGCCTACCAGGTGTCGGGCGAGTACGCGATGATCGAGGCCGCCGCCGCCCACGGCTGGATCGACCGCAGGCGCGCCGTGATCGAGTCGGTGCGCGCCATCCGCCGGGCCGGCGCCGACGCCGTGCTCACGTACTGGGCCGTCGAGCTCGCCGACTGGATCCGAGACGGAGACCTCGCATGA
- a CDS encoding winged helix DNA-binding domain-containing protein: protein MDLAGLRELRLRVQGLRAPFDASAPEVVRRFAAVQAQEFVPAQWGLAARVPVERRPDAASVAAALDTGEILRTHVLRPTWHFLHPDDARWIMELSAERVHRANGTHYRRTGIEGEVAARALDLVAASLAGGHRTRAELAAALDAGGIEGTGLSFVYVMMTAELERVAISGANAGKQRTYAAFDERVPPSAPRPRDEALADLAARFIASRGPVTDRDFATWSGFTLGDTRQAFADAAERAGSGRFEWIDVEGTRHVVDAASVGAASVDGASSPPADGPVVDLLQAYDEYIMGYAAPRTYLLPADRDAVHAEFPLHALMVDGVMAGRWAPVVQAKRATARVVPWRAFSAPEERALAASVADLERFLGVPVTMSVDPQPTAAP, encoded by the coding sequence GTGGACCTGGCCGGCCTGCGGGAACTGCGCCTGCGCGTGCAGGGACTGCGCGCCCCGTTCGACGCCTCGGCTCCCGAGGTCGTGCGGCGGTTCGCGGCGGTGCAGGCGCAGGAGTTCGTGCCGGCGCAGTGGGGGCTCGCCGCGCGCGTGCCGGTCGAGCGGCGACCGGATGCCGCATCCGTCGCCGCGGCGCTCGACACGGGCGAGATCCTCCGCACGCACGTGCTGCGACCCACGTGGCACTTCCTCCACCCCGACGACGCGCGCTGGATCATGGAGCTCTCGGCGGAACGGGTGCACCGCGCCAACGGCACCCACTACCGCCGCACCGGGATCGAGGGCGAGGTCGCCGCCCGCGCGCTGGACCTCGTCGCCGCGTCACTGGCGGGCGGGCATCGCACCCGGGCCGAGCTCGCCGCGGCGCTCGACGCGGGCGGGATCGAGGGCACGGGCCTCAGCTTCGTCTACGTCATGATGACGGCCGAGCTGGAACGCGTCGCGATCAGCGGGGCGAACGCCGGCAAGCAGCGCACGTACGCCGCCTTCGACGAGCGTGTGCCGCCGTCGGCGCCCCGGCCGCGCGACGAGGCGCTCGCCGACCTGGCCGCCCGCTTCATCGCCTCGCGCGGACCGGTGACCGACCGGGACTTCGCGACCTGGTCGGGCTTCACGCTCGGCGACACCCGGCAGGCGTTCGCGGATGCCGCGGAGCGGGCCGGCTCCGGCCGCTTCGAGTGGATCGACGTCGAGGGCACGCGGCACGTCGTCGACGCGGCATCCGTCGGCGCAGCATCCGTCGACGGTGCATCATCCCCGCCCGCCGACGGACCCGTGGTCGACCTGCTGCAGGCGTACGACGAGTACATCATGGGCTACGCCGCGCCCCGCACCTACCTGCTTCCCGCCGACCGCGATGCGGTGCACGCCGAGTTCCCCCTGCACGCGCTCATGGTCGACGGCGTCATGGCGGGGCGCTGGGCGCCGGTCGTGCAGGCGAAGCGCGCGACCGCCAGGGTGGTGCCGTGGCGCGCGTTCTCGGCGCCCGAGGAACGCGCGCTCGCGGCATCCGTCGCCGACCTGGAGCGCTTCCTCGGCGTGCCCGTCACGATGTCCGTGGACCCGCAGCCGACCGCCGCGCCCTGA
- a CDS encoding isocitrate lyase/phosphoenolpyruvate mutase family protein, with the protein MTLAETAAELRRLHTDPELLQVVNVWDVVSAKAVAALHATRAIATASHSIAATFGYPDGEQIPVDLMLDMVGRIAAAVDVPVTADLEAGYGDPGETIRRAIGVGVVGANLEDQLKPLAESVAAVEAAVAAGEAEGVPFVLNARTDAFLRGRDRERDTNVADAIERGRAYLEAGATCVFVPGNFGEDVVVELVAGLGEQRVSLIGLPDVPTPTRLQELGVARLSYGPYSQRVVLAELQDLASYLYDGGVLPAGIRPLN; encoded by the coding sequence ATGACCCTCGCCGAGACCGCTGCCGAACTCCGCCGCCTGCACACCGACCCCGAACTGCTGCAGGTGGTGAACGTGTGGGACGTCGTGAGCGCCAAGGCCGTGGCCGCGCTGCACGCCACCCGCGCGATCGCGACGGCCAGCCACTCCATCGCCGCCACGTTCGGGTACCCCGACGGCGAGCAGATCCCCGTGGACCTCATGCTCGACATGGTGGGGCGCATCGCGGCCGCCGTCGACGTTCCCGTCACCGCCGACCTCGAGGCCGGCTACGGCGACCCGGGCGAGACGATCCGCCGCGCGATCGGCGTGGGCGTCGTCGGCGCGAACCTCGAGGACCAGCTGAAGCCCCTCGCCGAGTCCGTCGCCGCCGTCGAGGCCGCCGTGGCCGCCGGCGAGGCCGAGGGCGTGCCGTTCGTGCTCAATGCGCGCACGGACGCGTTCCTCCGCGGTCGCGATCGCGAGCGCGACACGAACGTCGCCGACGCGATCGAGCGCGGGCGCGCCTACCTCGAGGCCGGCGCCACCTGCGTCTTCGTGCCCGGCAACTTCGGCGAGGACGTCGTCGTCGAGCTCGTCGCCGGCCTCGGCGAGCAGCGGGTCAGCCTCATCGGGCTCCCCGACGTGCCCACGCCCACGCGCCTCCAGGAGCTCGGCGTCGCGCGCCTCTCCTACGGCCCGTACAGCCAGCGCGTCGTGCTCGCCGAGCTGCAGGACCTGGCGAGCTACCTCTACGACGGGGGCGTGCTGCCCGCCGGCATCCGACCGCTCAACTAG
- a CDS encoding DUF1304 domain-containing protein has translation MAVIASIFVALAALLHGYIFLMESVWWTRPSTWKRFGVPDQASADTTRPMAYNQGFYNLFLGIGAALGLVMYWAGAVDVGKALVLFTTACMVLAALVLTTTGRGYLRPALIQGTLPLIGFVLFALA, from the coding sequence ATGGCCGTCATCGCGAGCATCTTCGTCGCCCTCGCCGCGCTCCTGCACGGCTACATCTTCCTCATGGAGAGCGTGTGGTGGACCCGCCCGTCGACGTGGAAGCGGTTCGGCGTTCCCGACCAGGCCTCCGCCGACACCACCCGGCCGATGGCCTACAACCAGGGCTTCTACAACCTGTTCCTCGGGATCGGAGCCGCGCTCGGGCTGGTGATGTACTGGGCGGGCGCCGTCGACGTCGGCAAGGCCCTCGTGCTGTTCACCACCGCCTGCATGGTGCTCGCGGCCCTCGTGCTGACGACGACCGGCCGCGGCTACCTGCGGCCCGCGCTGATCCAGGGCACCCTGCCGCTCATCGGGTTCGTGCTGTTCGCCCTGGCGTGA
- a CDS encoding ATP-binding cassette domain-containing protein, translating into MESGIPIEISGLSKQFGHVTAVDDLSFTVEPGRVTGFLGPNGAGKTTTLRVLLGLVRPSTGTATFGGTAYRDLPRPLTTVGAALDANFHPGRTARNHLRVYATAAGIPGTRVPAVLEQVGLDEFADRRVGGYSLGMRQRLSLAYTLLGDPAVFVLDEPINGLDPEGIKWIRGFLQGLAREGRTVLVSSHLLSEVQQSVDDVVIISRGRLVKTGTLSSLELDAAPRTIVDSPDRPSLAAALEQAGLEFTEGRSGFIVDEPDPGLVGHAAFVGGVELSALHRLKSGLEESFLALVGEEVH; encoded by the coding sequence ATGGAGAGCGGCATCCCCATCGAGATCTCGGGGCTCAGCAAGCAGTTCGGCCACGTGACCGCGGTCGACGACCTCAGCTTCACGGTGGAACCCGGCCGGGTCACCGGGTTCCTCGGCCCGAACGGCGCGGGCAAGACGACGACCCTGCGGGTGCTCCTCGGACTCGTTCGGCCCAGCACGGGCACGGCCACCTTCGGCGGCACCGCCTACCGCGACCTGCCGCGCCCCCTCACGACGGTGGGCGCCGCGCTCGACGCGAACTTCCACCCCGGCCGCACGGCCCGCAACCACCTGCGCGTCTACGCCACGGCGGCGGGCATCCCTGGCACCCGCGTGCCGGCCGTGCTCGAGCAGGTCGGCCTCGACGAGTTCGCCGACCGGCGCGTGGGCGGCTACTCCCTCGGCATGCGCCAGCGGCTCTCGCTGGCCTACACCCTGCTCGGCGATCCGGCCGTGTTCGTGCTCGACGAACCCATCAACGGCCTCGACCCCGAGGGCATCAAGTGGATCCGCGGGTTCCTGCAGGGCCTCGCCCGCGAGGGGCGAACGGTGCTCGTGAGCTCGCACCTGCTCAGCGAGGTGCAGCAGAGCGTCGACGACGTGGTGATCATCTCGCGCGGCCGGCTCGTGAAGACCGGCACGCTGTCGAGCCTCGAGCTCGACGCCGCACCGCGCACCATCGTCGACTCCCCCGACCGGCCGAGCCTCGCCGCGGCGCTCGAGCAGGCCGGGCTGGAGTTCACCGAGGGTCGCAGCGGCTTCATCGTCGATGAGCCCGACCCCGGACTCGTCGGGCACGCGGCCTTCGTCGGCGGCGTCGAGCTCAGCGCCCTGCACCGGCTGAAATCCGGACTCGAGGAGTCGTTCCTCGCACTCGTCGGCGAGGAGGTGCACTGA
- a CDS encoding uroporphyrinogen-III synthase: MSEFESLTGAIGLPFHGKPLAGWRVLVPRGGPWGDGVAAALRARGASPIVAPMINFAPTDDQPALEAALAKLAAGGFDWLTVTSATTVDVLSSYNAVIPETTKVAAVGETTAAALVAAGYHADIVPSEDNSARGLLEEWEAATEGQKGLRVLALRSAIAKQVLSIGLARAGHHVEAVVAYRTVGVPVSPKVAEDVRSGRVNAVLVTSGSVAEQVQEQLGPIPETTLVAAIGPQTKTDAAQIGLRVDVVARERTAESLIDAVVEAATAHA; encoded by the coding sequence GTGAGCGAATTCGAATCGTTGACCGGTGCGATCGGCCTGCCCTTCCACGGCAAGCCGCTCGCCGGATGGCGCGTGCTCGTGCCCCGCGGCGGGCCGTGGGGCGACGGCGTGGCCGCCGCGCTCCGCGCGCGTGGCGCATCCCCCATCGTGGCCCCGATGATCAACTTCGCGCCCACCGACGATCAGCCGGCCCTCGAGGCCGCCCTCGCGAAGCTCGCGGCGGGCGGATTCGACTGGCTCACCGTCACGAGCGCCACCACGGTCGACGTGCTCTCGTCGTACAACGCGGTGATCCCCGAGACGACGAAGGTCGCAGCGGTCGGCGAGACCACCGCTGCCGCCCTCGTCGCCGCCGGGTACCACGCCGACATCGTCCCGTCGGAGGACAATTCCGCGCGCGGCCTCCTCGAGGAGTGGGAGGCCGCGACCGAGGGCCAGAAGGGCCTGCGCGTCCTCGCGCTGCGCTCCGCGATCGCCAAGCAGGTGCTGTCGATCGGCCTCGCCCGCGCGGGCCATCATGTCGAGGCCGTCGTCGCCTACCGCACGGTGGGCGTGCCCGTCTCGCCCAAGGTCGCCGAGGACGTCCGATCCGGGCGGGTCAACGCTGTGCTCGTGACCTCGGGCAGCGTCGCGGAACAGGTGCAGGAGCAGCTCGGTCCCATCCCCGAGACCACGCTCGTCGCGGCCATCGGCCCGCAGACCAAGACGGATGCCGCGCAGATCGGCCTCCGCGTCGACGTCGTCGCGCGCGAGCGCACGGCCGAGTCGCTCATCGACGCGGTCGTCGAAGCGGCCACCGCTCACGCCTGA
- a CDS encoding cysteine desulfurase-like protein, whose protein sequence is MAYDVARIRSLFPSLESGWAHFDGPGGTQTPRAVGDAVASVLTGPLSNRGTIGESEERAEAAVHRFRLAMADLLDAHPRGIVHGRSATQLTYDFSRHLSREWGPGDEVVVTRLDHDANVRPWVQAAEHTGATVRWVDFDPDTAELSTDAAAAALSDRTRVVAVTGASNLLGTKPDVAGIAAAAHDAGALVFVDGVHLTAHELPAMGALGADFYVCSPYKFLGPHCGVLAARPELLERILPDKLLPATNVVPERFEFGTLPYELLAGVTAAVDVLAGLDPDAAEAAESRRERLTASYAALHEHEARLLDRLEEGLAALPGASIRSRAARRTPTLLATFDGRVAADLTRSLAEGKVLAPSGNFYALEASRHLGLGDAGGLRMGLAPYTDDADVDRLLEGLAWALR, encoded by the coding sequence CACTTCGACGGTCCGGGCGGAACGCAGACGCCGCGCGCGGTCGGCGACGCCGTGGCATCCGTGCTCACCGGGCCGCTCTCCAACCGCGGCACGATCGGCGAGTCGGAGGAGCGCGCCGAGGCCGCGGTGCACCGGTTCCGGCTGGCGATGGCCGACCTGCTCGACGCGCACCCCCGCGGCATCGTGCACGGCCGCAGCGCGACGCAGCTGACTTACGACTTCTCACGGCATCTCTCACGCGAGTGGGGTCCCGGCGACGAGGTGGTGGTCACCCGCCTCGACCACGACGCGAACGTGCGGCCGTGGGTGCAGGCGGCCGAGCACACGGGCGCGACGGTGCGCTGGGTCGACTTCGACCCCGACACCGCAGAGCTGTCGACGGATGCCGCGGCCGCGGCGCTCTCAGACCGCACCCGCGTCGTCGCGGTGACGGGGGCGTCGAACCTGCTGGGCACGAAGCCCGACGTCGCCGGGATCGCCGCCGCGGCGCACGACGCCGGCGCGCTCGTGTTCGTCGACGGCGTGCACCTCACCGCGCACGAGCTGCCGGCGATGGGTGCACTCGGCGCTGACTTCTACGTGTGCTCGCCCTACAAGTTCCTCGGCCCGCACTGCGGCGTGCTCGCGGCCCGGCCCGAGCTGCTCGAGCGGATCCTGCCCGACAAGCTGCTGCCGGCGACCAACGTGGTGCCCGAGCGGTTCGAGTTCGGCACACTCCCCTACGAGCTGCTGGCGGGGGTCACGGCCGCCGTCGACGTGCTGGCAGGGCTCGACCCCGACGCGGCCGAGGCGGCGGAGTCGCGCCGGGAGCGCCTCACCGCGTCGTACGCCGCGCTGCACGAGCACGAGGCGCGGCTGCTCGACCGGCTCGAGGAGGGGCTGGCCGCGCTGCCGGGTGCGTCGATCCGGTCACGCGCGGCGCGGCGGACGCCCACCCTGCTCGCCACGTTCGACGGCCGCGTGGCGGCCGACCTCACCCGGTCGCTCGCCGAGGGGAAGGTGCTCGCGCCGTCGGGCAACTTCTATGCGCTCGAGGCGTCGCGGCACCTCGGCCTCGGCGATGCTGGTGGCCTGCGAATGGGTCTCGCGCCCTACACCGACGACGCCGACGTGGACCGGTTGCTCGAGGGCCTCGCCTGGGCGCTGCGCTGA
- the hemL gene encoding glutamate-1-semialdehyde 2,1-aminomutase, whose protein sequence is MNTPADTTTADTVAADTTNAGLFARAQAAIPGGVNSPVRAFRSVGGTPRFLVSARGAYVTDVEGREYVDLVAGWGPAILGHADPRVIEAVTDAASRGLSFGSSTPAETELAELVEARIAPVEQLRLVSTGTEATMSAIRLARGFTGRDLLVKFSGHYHGHSDGLLAEAGSGLATFALPGSAGVPADIAALTLVLPYNDLDAVRAAFAEHGDRIAAVIVEAAAANMGVVPPRPGFNRALVDLAHANGSLVISDEVLTGFRVSEAGWWGVERGGEGEYTPDLLTFGKVIGGGMPVAALGGRADVMQYLAPVGPVYQAGTLSGNPVAVAAGVATLRAADAAVYSRLDVTAETISAAVSDALTAEGVAHGVQRAGNLFSFVFGEDVASGVHDYAGVQRQEAWRYPAFFHAMLDAGVSLPPSVFEAWFVTAAHDDEAIGRIVDALPAAARAAASARPA, encoded by the coding sequence ATGAACACCCCTGCCGACACGACCACTGCCGACACGGTTGCTGCCGACACGACCAACGCCGGGCTCTTCGCTCGGGCGCAGGCCGCCATCCCCGGCGGCGTGAACTCGCCGGTGCGCGCGTTCCGCTCGGTGGGCGGCACGCCGCGGTTCCTCGTGAGCGCCCGCGGCGCGTACGTGACCGACGTCGAGGGTCGCGAGTACGTCGACCTCGTCGCCGGGTGGGGTCCCGCGATCCTCGGGCACGCCGATCCGCGGGTGATCGAGGCGGTGACGGATGCCGCGAGCCGTGGTCTCTCGTTCGGCTCGTCGACGCCCGCCGAGACCGAGCTCGCCGAGCTCGTCGAGGCCCGGATCGCGCCGGTCGAGCAGCTGCGCCTCGTGTCGACCGGCACCGAGGCGACCATGAGCGCCATCCGCCTCGCCCGTGGATTCACCGGACGCGACCTGCTCGTGAAGTTCTCGGGCCATTACCACGGGCACTCCGACGGCTTGCTCGCCGAGGCAGGATCCGGACTCGCCACCTTCGCGCTGCCCGGCTCGGCCGGCGTCCCCGCCGACATCGCGGCGCTCACCCTCGTGCTGCCCTACAACGACCTCGATGCCGTGCGGGCGGCGTTCGCCGAGCACGGCGACCGCATCGCCGCGGTCATCGTCGAGGCGGCCGCCGCGAACATGGGCGTCGTCCCGCCGCGGCCCGGCTTCAACCGCGCGCTCGTGGACCTCGCGCACGCCAACGGCTCGCTCGTCATCAGCGACGAGGTGCTCACCGGCTTCCGGGTGTCGGAGGCCGGCTGGTGGGGCGTCGAGCGGGGCGGCGAGGGCGAGTACACTCCCGACCTCCTCACGTTCGGCAAGGTCATCGGCGGTGGCATGCCCGTCGCCGCGCTCGGCGGTCGCGCCGACGTGATGCAGTACCTCGCGCCCGTGGGCCCGGTGTACCAGGCGGGCACCCTCTCGGGGAACCCGGTCGCGGTGGCCGCCGGCGTCGCCACGCTCCGGGCCGCGGATGCCGCGGTGTACTCGCGTCTCGACGTCACCGCCGAGACGATCAGCGCAGCCGTGTCCGACGCGCTCACCGCGGAGGGCGTGGCGCACGGGGTGCAGCGTGCCGGCAACCTGTTCAGCTTCGTGTTCGGCGAGGACGTGGCATCCGGCGTGCACGACTACGCCGGCGTGCAGCGCCAGGAGGCGTGGCGGTACCCCGCGTTCTTCCACGCGATGCTCGACGCGGGCGTCTCGCTGCCGCCGTCGGTCTTCGAGGCGTGGTTCGTCACGGCCGCCCACGACGACGAGGCCATCGGCCGCATCGTCGACGCGCTGCCCGCGGCCGCCCGCGCCGCGGCATCCGCTCGCCCGGCCTGA